The following are from one region of the Methanococcoides methylutens genome:
- a CDS encoding DEAD/DEAH box helicase gives MESFKNLGIEEAILRSIEEKNFEAPTEIQSMAIPLILEGKDIIGGAATGSGKTLAFGCGIIQKIETGRGIKALVLTPTRELAEQVHNSLKEFSRHKRLKIASIYGGVAIGPQMRQLEKADIVVATPGRLLDHIGRGTIDLDNVEMLVLDEADRMLDMGFIDDVEDIVKECPEERQTLLFSATVSKDIKYLSRKYMNEPQKVFAKAHVDPEKLEQVYYDVPKPIKFSLLVHLLKKEKSGLVMVFCNTRSNVDFVQKNLRKNDIDAIAIHGGHTQAKRKSTLHKFHSSEAHALVCTDVAARGLDIPHVSHVYNYDIPDDVNEYVHRIGRTARAGKEGKVINVLTDREADAFQKLVRHHRKFTITKEVVPDVERVVIKDEKDKRHDRNSFKKSGGRRRSEGRGGQKRSGGYGGSKPKSDEDSGRSEGRGGQKRSGGYGGSKPKSGEGSGRSEGRGGQKRSGGYGGSKPKSGEGSGRSEGRGGQKRSGGYGGSKPRSGEGSGRSEGRRDSKRSEGYSGSKKSGARTGFKKRTGVKRKTE, from the coding sequence ATGGAATCATTTAAAAACCTAGGGATCGAAGAAGCGATCCTAAGATCAATCGAAGAAAAGAATTTTGAAGCCCCTACGGAGATTCAGTCAATGGCAATTCCTCTTATCCTTGAAGGAAAGGATATAATTGGAGGAGCAGCTACCGGATCCGGCAAAACACTCGCATTCGGATGTGGCATTATCCAGAAAATTGAGACTGGAAGGGGAATAAAGGCTCTGGTCCTTACCCCTACAAGGGAACTGGCAGAGCAGGTCCATAACTCACTGAAAGAGTTCTCCCGTCACAAGAGATTAAAAATTGCATCAATCTACGGTGGAGTTGCAATTGGCCCACAGATGAGGCAACTTGAAAAAGCAGATATTGTTGTTGCAACACCTGGCAGACTTCTTGACCATATTGGAAGAGGTACTATAGACCTGGACAATGTGGAAATGCTGGTCCTTGATGAAGCAGACAGAATGCTTGACATGGGATTCATCGATGATGTTGAAGATATCGTTAAAGAGTGTCCGGAAGAAAGACAAACTTTGCTTTTCTCAGCAACTGTTTCCAAGGACATAAAGTATCTCTCACGCAAGTACATGAACGAGCCCCAGAAAGTCTTTGCAAAAGCACATGTTGACCCTGAAAAGCTTGAACAGGTATATTATGATGTTCCAAAACCCATTAAATTCTCCCTGCTTGTCCACCTCCTGAAAAAAGAGAAGTCAGGATTAGTGATGGTTTTCTGTAACACACGAAGCAATGTAGACTTCGTCCAGAAGAACCTCAGGAAAAATGACATTGATGCGATCGCTATACATGGTGGTCACACTCAGGCAAAAAGAAAGAGCACACTCCACAAGTTCCATTCAAGTGAAGCACATGCACTTGTCTGTACAGATGTTGCTGCTCGTGGTCTGGACATTCCCCATGTATCACATGTCTACAATTATGACATCCCTGATGATGTTAATGAATATGTACACAGAATAGGCAGAACCGCAAGAGCAGGCAAGGAAGGAAAGGTCATCAACGTTTTGACAGACAGAGAGGCAGATGCTTTCCAAAAGCTCGTGAGGCACCACCGCAAGTTCACAATCACAAAGGAAGTTGTACCTGATGTTGAAAGGGTAGTCATAAAGGACGAGAAAGATAAACGTCATGACAGGAACAGCTTCAAAAAATCCGGTGGACGTCGCAGATCAGAAGGACGCGGAGGTCAAAAAAGGTCCGGAGGATATGGCGGATCTAAGCCAAAAAGTGATGAAGACTCCGGAAGATCAGAAGGTCGCGGAGGCCAAAAAAGGTCCGGAGGATATGGCGGATCTAAGCCGAAAAGTGGTGAAGGCTCAGGAAGATCAGAAGGTCGCGGAGGTCAAAAAAGGTCCGGAGGATATGGCGGATCTAAGCCGAAAAGTGGCGAAGGCTCAGGAAGATCAGAAGGACGCGGAGGTCAAAAAAGGTCCGGAGGATATGGCGGATCTAAGCCAAGAAGTGGCGAAGGCTCAGGAAGATCAGAAGGTCGCAGGGATTCAAAGAGATCAGAAGGATATAGCGGATCCAAAAAATCCGGCGCACGCACCGGATTTAAGAAGAGAACCGGAGTTAAAAGAAAGACAGAGTGA
- a CDS encoding radical SAM protein, whose product MSKFSPTLAARAIWQMRVRKRPFVLSHAVNSKCNMSCSFCEYWKKPGDEMSLDDIFRMLDDAHSFGIGAYNAWTVEPLLREDLPRILAYAKKLGMITSLITNGKLLKERINDLDDLDYLSVSVDGTKSYKEIRGIDFEIILDAIMAVRDKLKNHLLMNCVISGKNLDDIEELIQLAQDIDVKISFEPLYEFRGIKEDVWGNMGIRDMEKYRCKVDRIIEMKKAGYPIINSLTYLKMIKELKKGYNCHVNDLILDVTADGSIENCRIHREPLGNVEDGIVNVWKSSKVRQKELTENCEGCFFFGYVENSLMYDLNLEVIQHYEWM is encoded by the coding sequence ATGTCTAAATTTTCTCCCACCCTCGCAGCACGTGCGATCTGGCAGATGAGAGTACGAAAGCGACCTTTTGTTCTCTCACACGCGGTCAATTCGAAATGTAACATGAGCTGTAGCTTTTGTGAATACTGGAAGAAGCCGGGGGATGAGATGAGCCTCGATGATATTTTCAGGATGCTTGATGATGCTCACTCTTTCGGCATTGGGGCCTATAATGCCTGGACGGTCGAACCTCTTCTTCGGGAAGACCTGCCCCGGATCCTTGCGTATGCTAAAAAACTGGGCATGATCACGTCCCTGATAACTAACGGGAAATTGCTGAAAGAAAGGATAAATGACCTTGATGACCTTGATTATCTTTCTGTTTCTGTGGATGGGACAAAAAGCTACAAAGAGATACGTGGCATTGATTTTGAGATAATACTGGATGCCATTATGGCTGTCAGGGACAAGCTGAAAAATCATCTGTTGATGAACTGCGTTATCAGTGGTAAGAACCTTGATGACATCGAAGAACTTATCCAGCTGGCACAAGACATCGATGTGAAGATATCATTTGAGCCTTTGTATGAGTTCAGGGGGATCAAAGAGGATGTCTGGGGCAATATGGGCATTCGTGATATGGAAAAATACCGATGTAAGGTCGATCGCATAATCGAGATGAAAAAGGCTGGTTATCCAATTATAAATTCACTTACCTATCTAAAAATGATAAAAGAGCTGAAAAAGGGATATAATTGCCATGTCAATGATCTGATACTGGATGTTACTGCAGATGGTTCTATTGAGAACTGCCGTATTCACAGGGAGCCTTTAGGTAATGTGGAGGACGGTATCGTCAATGTGTGGAAAAGCTCAAAAGTTCGTCAAAAGGAATTGACAGAAAATTGTGAAGGATGCTTCTTCTTTGGTTATGTTGAAAATAGCCTGATGTATGATCTGAATCTCGAGGTTATACAGCATTATGAGTGGATGTGA